A stretch of the Halomonas sp. BDJS001 genome encodes the following:
- a CDS encoding NAD-glutamate dehydrogenase, which produces MHYVAIEESRQDLLKQLHERLHARLDPARAATVDAFARHFYATVPVEDLVDRRLDDLYGATLSVWQFLQHHDPRSPKVRVFNPDFEEHGWQSTHTFVAVLHEDMPFLVDSVRIELNRRGLTVHAIQNAVLAVARDERHQLQALASPRAENAPEARESLIVIEVDRHTDVALLEKIESNLNDVLRDVRTAVGDFDAMCSQITASIQELEKNCPPQIDPDDHEEAIAFLEWMLKDNFTFLGYDEYLLEGGELKRDADSVLGVFRLDQPRYCERIRTEEGVDEHNDYVLVPQLLSFAKSAHHSRVHRPTYPDYITVDRYDDDGNVIGERRFFGLFTSTVYNESPRNIPLLRRKLKAVMDIAGFNPQGHNGKQLLQVLEVYPRDDLFQIDTESLASTALGILNIRERRQVRLFIRADISGKFYSCLVFVPRDVFSTDLRQRIQNVLCDELDAHFGDFNTYLSESVLARIQLILRFNGDAPSDYDLKRLESKVSRLARSWRDELQNAMIEGFGEERANNLMDQFREAFSASYREDFSARTAVFDVQHLLTLDSENDLSLSLYRPLEEQGGGVNLKLFHRESQIPLSDVLPMMENLGLRVIGERPYDINAPEQRYWIHDFELEHSGADVSLGDMRDVFTEAFKRIWTGEADNDAFNRLIIGAGLDWREVAMLRGYARYLKQIRFGMSQDYIAATLANYPAITRELVELFRLRFDPEQQSHATDECIASLNERLEGVASLNDDQLLRRFMELILATLRTNYYQLAEGGRFKDYIAYKLEPSKVTGMPKPRPMFEIFVCSPRVEGVHLRGGKVARGGLRWSDRFEDYRTEVLGLVKAQQVKNAVIVPVGAKGGFVCKRMPENASRDVVQKEGIACYQIFIRALLDVTDNLVGSDVVPPENVVRHDEDDAYLVVAADKGTATFSDIANEISIEYGHWLGDAFASGGANGYDHKKMGITARGAWESVKRHFKNLDVDTQRDLFSVVGIGDMAGDVFGNGMLLSDKIQLVGAFNHLHIFVDPNPDAEASFAERKRLFALPRSSWEDYSQELISAGGGIFNRSAKSIAITPEMQQVFGIKEERLSPNELIRAMLKSKVDLIWNGGIGTYVKGSDETDADVGDKANDTLRINGNDLNCRVVGEGGNLGLTQRGRMEAAAKGVRVYTDFIDNAGGVNCSDHEVNIKILIDEVVKRGDMTDKQRNQLLAEMTDEVGDLVILDNYRQSQALDLSAILSDYSMGPYRRFISELEASGQIDRELEFLPTDEVLKERTSNGQGMRLPELSVLISYAKSTLKGDLITSDVPDDQYIHRHLERLFPSVLVERFKDEMYEHRLKREIVATQVANDLVDHMGIVFVRRLMDSTGAGRADIARAYIVARDSFNLPSLWAQIEALDNLVPNRIQYSMMLDLMRLIRRATRWFVRQHLGLSTQDTIEYFAPRLAQLQEGIGELLSGEELSAWDSRRDELLEAGVPEALASTVAASSSLYAGLGIIQAARLTNEKPQRVAEVLYEIGSRLELPWMIQQVTQLEVRDAWQAQARETFRDDIERQQLALTTSVLKLDAGSRDTQERVAQWLDQHADLHRRWCRLIEEVRGGSEGGFALFAVAVRELVDLAESDSEA; this is translated from the coding sequence ATGCACTACGTTGCGATTGAAGAGAGTCGACAAGATCTTTTGAAGCAGCTCCATGAGCGGCTACACGCGAGGTTAGACCCCGCTCGCGCCGCCACGGTGGATGCTTTTGCTCGGCACTTTTATGCCACCGTGCCGGTGGAAGACCTAGTGGATCGTCGCCTGGACGATCTGTATGGCGCAACGCTGTCGGTCTGGCAGTTTTTGCAGCATCATGACCCGCGAAGCCCCAAAGTACGGGTATTTAACCCGGATTTTGAAGAGCACGGCTGGCAGTCGACGCATACCTTTGTCGCCGTTCTCCACGAAGATATGCCGTTTTTGGTCGACTCGGTGCGTATCGAGCTCAACCGCCGCGGCTTGACCGTGCACGCCATTCAAAACGCCGTCCTGGCGGTCGCCCGTGATGAGCGCCATCAGTTACAGGCGCTGGCCTCGCCCAGGGCAGAAAACGCGCCAGAAGCGCGCGAATCGCTCATTGTCATCGAAGTAGACCGGCACACTGATGTGGCGTTGCTGGAAAAAATCGAAAGCAATCTCAATGACGTGCTTCGCGATGTACGTACCGCCGTGGGTGATTTCGACGCCATGTGTTCGCAAATCACCGCATCGATTCAAGAACTCGAGAAAAACTGCCCGCCGCAGATTGACCCAGATGACCACGAAGAGGCGATTGCCTTTTTGGAGTGGATGCTCAAGGATAACTTTACGTTCCTGGGCTATGACGAGTATCTGCTCGAAGGTGGCGAGTTAAAGCGTGACGCGGATAGCGTGCTGGGCGTGTTCCGCCTGGATCAGCCGCGCTACTGCGAGCGGATTCGCACCGAGGAGGGAGTGGATGAGCACAATGATTATGTGCTGGTGCCCCAGCTACTCTCGTTTGCCAAAAGCGCCCACCACTCCCGGGTACACCGCCCTACCTACCCTGACTACATCACCGTTGACCGTTACGACGATGACGGCAATGTAATTGGTGAGCGGCGCTTCTTTGGGTTGTTTACCTCCACAGTGTATAACGAGTCGCCGCGTAATATTCCGCTGCTGCGCCGCAAACTCAAAGCCGTCATGGATATCGCTGGGTTTAATCCCCAGGGCCACAACGGCAAGCAGCTGTTACAGGTGTTGGAAGTCTACCCCCGGGATGATCTGTTCCAGATCGATACCGAGTCATTGGCCAGTACAGCGTTGGGTATTCTCAATATCCGCGAGCGCCGCCAGGTGCGGCTGTTTATCCGCGCGGATATCAGCGGTAAGTTCTACTCTTGCCTGGTATTTGTACCCCGCGACGTGTTCTCCACGGATCTGCGCCAGCGGATTCAAAACGTGCTCTGCGACGAGTTAGACGCCCACTTTGGCGACTTCAATACCTATTTATCCGAGTCGGTGCTGGCGCGTATTCAGTTGATTCTACGCTTTAATGGCGACGCACCCAGCGACTACGACCTCAAGCGTTTGGAGAGCAAAGTGTCGCGGCTGGCGCGCAGTTGGCGCGACGAGCTGCAGAACGCCATGATCGAAGGCTTCGGTGAAGAGCGCGCCAACAACCTGATGGATCAGTTCCGCGAGGCGTTCTCGGCCAGCTACCGTGAAGACTTCTCCGCCCGCACCGCGGTATTCGATGTTCAGCACCTGCTGACACTGGATAGCGAGAACGACCTCTCGCTGTCGCTCTATCGGCCACTGGAAGAGCAGGGTGGCGGCGTTAACCTGAAACTGTTCCACCGTGAATCGCAGATACCGCTCTCTGACGTGCTGCCGATGATGGAGAATCTCGGCCTGCGCGTGATCGGTGAGCGCCCCTACGATATTAACGCCCCTGAACAGCGCTACTGGATTCACGATTTCGAGCTTGAGCACAGCGGTGCGGATGTCAGTCTGGGCGATATGCGCGACGTATTCACCGAAGCCTTTAAGCGCATCTGGACCGGCGAAGCCGACAACGATGCGTTTAACCGCTTGATAATCGGTGCGGGACTGGATTGGCGTGAAGTGGCCATGCTGCGCGGTTACGCCCGCTATCTCAAGCAGATCCGCTTCGGCATGTCTCAGGACTATATTGCCGCCACGCTGGCCAACTACCCGGCCATTACTCGCGAGCTGGTTGAACTCTTCAGGCTGCGTTTTGACCCTGAGCAGCAGAGCCACGCCACCGACGAGTGCATCGCCAGCTTAAATGAGCGCTTGGAAGGGGTAGCCAGCCTTAACGACGATCAGCTGCTGCGACGCTTTATGGAGCTGATTCTCGCCACTCTGCGTACCAACTACTACCAGCTTGCTGAGGGTGGGCGCTTTAAAGATTACATCGCCTACAAGCTTGAACCCTCCAAAGTCACCGGTATGCCCAAACCGCGGCCGATGTTTGAAATTTTTGTCTGCTCGCCGCGTGTGGAAGGTGTCCACCTGCGTGGCGGCAAAGTGGCCCGCGGTGGCCTGCGCTGGTCGGATCGTTTTGAAGATTACCGCACCGAAGTGCTGGGGCTGGTGAAAGCACAGCAGGTGAAGAATGCCGTGATTGTGCCGGTCGGTGCCAAGGGCGGTTTTGTGTGTAAACGCATGCCGGAGAATGCCAGCCGTGATGTTGTCCAGAAAGAGGGCATCGCCTGCTACCAAATCTTTATCCGCGCGCTGCTGGATGTTACCGATAATCTGGTAGGTAGCGATGTGGTGCCGCCGGAAAACGTTGTTCGTCACGATGAAGACGATGCTTACCTCGTCGTAGCCGCCGACAAAGGCACCGCTACCTTCTCGGATATCGCCAACGAAATTTCTATTGAGTATGGCCACTGGCTGGGCGATGCCTTTGCCTCAGGCGGTGCTAATGGCTACGACCATAAGAAAATGGGGATCACCGCACGGGGTGCCTGGGAGTCGGTTAAACGCCACTTCAAGAATCTCGATGTGGATACCCAGCGCGATCTGTTTAGCGTGGTGGGGATCGGCGATATGGCCGGCGATGTGTTTGGTAACGGCATGCTGCTCTCCGACAAGATTCAGCTGGTGGGCGCCTTCAATCACCTGCATATCTTTGTCGACCCCAACCCGGATGCAGAGGCTTCCTTTGCCGAGCGCAAGCGATTGTTTGCATTGCCGCGCTCCAGCTGGGAAGACTACAGCCAGGAACTGATCTCCGCCGGTGGCGGCATCTTCAACCGTAGCGCCAAGTCGATTGCCATCACGCCTGAGATGCAGCAGGTCTTTGGTATCAAAGAGGAGCGCCTGTCGCCTAATGAACTGATCCGCGCCATGCTCAAATCCAAGGTGGACTTGATCTGGAATGGCGGTATCGGTACCTACGTGAAGGGCTCCGACGAAACCGACGCCGATGTGGGTGATAAAGCCAACGATACCCTGCGCATCAACGGCAATGACTTGAACTGCCGGGTGGTGGGTGAGGGGGGTAACCTTGGTTTGACCCAGCGCGGACGCATGGAAGCCGCTGCCAAGGGCGTACGCGTTTACACCGATTTTATTGATAACGCGGGCGGGGTGAACTGCTCTGACCACGAGGTCAATATCAAGATCCTGATCGATGAAGTGGTCAAGCGCGGCGATATGACCGACAAGCAGCGTAATCAGCTGCTGGCGGAAATGACCGACGAGGTGGGGGATCTGGTCATCCTGGATAACTACCGCCAAAGTCAGGCGCTGGATCTGTCGGCCATCCTTTCCGATTATTCGATGGGGCCTTATCGCCGTTTTATCAGCGAACTGGAAGCATCCGGGCAAATTGATCGCGAGCTGGAGTTCCTACCCACCGATGAGGTGCTCAAAGAGCGCACCAGCAACGGGCAAGGGATGCGCCTTCCGGAGCTGTCGGTACTGATCTCCTACGCCAAGAGCACCTTGAAAGGTGACTTGATCACCTCTGACGTACCGGACGATCAATATATTCACCGTCACCTGGAGCGGCTGTTCCCATCAGTGCTGGTCGAGCGCTTTAAAGATGAGATGTACGAGCACCGTCTTAAGCGTGAAATCGTCGCCACTCAGGTCGCCAACGACCTGGTTGACCATATGGGGATCGTCTTTGTTCGCCGCCTGATGGACTCCACCGGCGCAGGGCGCGCGGATATCGCGCGAGCCTACATTGTGGCCCGGGATAGCTTTAACTTGCCTAGCCTCTGGGCGCAGATTGAAGCCCTCGATAATCTGGTGCCCAACCGCATTCAATACTCAATGATGCTCGATCTGATGCGCTTGATCCGCCGAGCCACACGCTGGTTTGTGCGTCAACACCTGGGGCTCTCGACCCAGGACACCATTGAGTACTTTGCTCCCCGCTTGGCGCAGTTGCAGGAAGGCATTGGTGAGCTACTCAGTGGTGAAGAGCTTAGCGCCTGGGATAGCCGCCGTGACGAACTGCTGGAAGCGGGGGTGCCCGAGGCCCTGGCATCGACTGTTGCGGCGTCATCGAGCCTTTACGCCGGGCTGGGTATTATCCAAGCGGCGCGCCTGACCAATGAAAAACCCCAGCGGGTAGCGGAAGTGCTGTACGAAATTGGCAGCCGTCTGGAATTACCGTGGATGATTCAGCAGGTAACCCAGCTGGAAGTACGTGACGCCTGGCAGGCTCAGGCGCGGGAAACCTTCCGTGACGATATCGAGCGTCAGCAGCTTGCACTGACCACCAGCGTGCTGAAGCTCGACGCGGGAAGCCGCGATACCCAGGAGCGGGTGGCGCAGTGGCTGGATCAGCACGCCGATCTGCATCGTCGCTGGTGTCGCCTTATCGAAGAGGTGCGTGGCGGCAGTGAAGGTGGCTTTGCCCTGTTTGCGGTTGCGGTACGCGAGCTGGTGGATCTTGCCGAGAGCGATAGCGAGGCGTAA
- the trmA gene encoding tRNA (uridine(54)-C5)-methyltransferase TrmA produces the protein MAIPVVEPERYAEQLAVKCDYLESTFAAFQPPALEVFESPPGYYRQRCEFRIWHEEDDLFYAMFEVDPESPKNKRVIRLDQYAVASERINQLMPQLREACLRSDELRRRLFQVEFLTTLSGEALVTLIYHRPLGVEWEREARALEVELGIMIIGRSRKQRIVLSRDHVWERLEVDGRTLHYQQVENSFTQPNAHICQKMLSWAREVTAGHQQADLVELYCGNGNFTIALADNFRRVLATEISRTSVASANVNLEANGVTNAQIGRMSAEEFSQALKGEKAGRRVAEMALEEYDFSTVLVDPPRAGLDAQSCEQLSEYAQIVYISCNPATLAENLTILTHTHRIERFALFDQFPFTNHCECGVLLTRR, from the coding sequence TTGGCTATCCCCGTTGTAGAACCTGAACGTTACGCTGAACAGCTTGCCGTTAAATGTGACTACCTGGAGAGTACTTTTGCTGCTTTTCAGCCGCCGGCGTTAGAGGTGTTTGAATCGCCGCCGGGCTACTACCGTCAGCGCTGCGAGTTTCGCATATGGCATGAAGAGGACGACCTCTTCTACGCTATGTTCGAGGTAGACCCTGAGAGCCCGAAGAACAAGCGGGTGATTCGGTTAGATCAGTACGCAGTCGCCAGTGAACGCATCAATCAGCTAATGCCGCAGCTGCGTGAGGCCTGCCTGCGCTCTGACGAGCTGCGTCGGCGGCTGTTTCAGGTGGAGTTTTTAACCACGCTATCGGGGGAGGCGCTGGTAACGCTGATTTACCACCGTCCGTTAGGCGTGGAGTGGGAGCGCGAAGCCCGTGCTCTGGAAGTTGAGCTAGGCATTATGATTATTGGCCGCTCCCGCAAGCAGCGCATCGTGCTGAGCCGTGATCACGTATGGGAACGCCTTGAAGTAGATGGCCGCACGCTGCACTACCAGCAGGTAGAAAACAGCTTTACCCAGCCCAATGCCCACATCTGCCAAAAAATGCTCAGTTGGGCGCGGGAAGTGACCGCTGGTCATCAACAGGCGGATTTGGTCGAACTCTACTGCGGTAACGGCAATTTCACCATTGCCCTGGCGGATAACTTCCGCCGCGTGTTGGCTACCGAAATCTCTCGCACCTCGGTGGCCAGTGCCAACGTCAACCTGGAAGCTAATGGGGTAACCAACGCCCAGATTGGGCGCATGTCAGCCGAGGAGTTTTCTCAGGCGCTGAAGGGCGAAAAAGCCGGGCGGCGCGTGGCGGAAATGGCCTTGGAAGAGTACGATTTTTCTACCGTGCTGGTCGATCCGCCGCGTGCCGGTTTAGACGCGCAGAGCTGTGAGCAACTCAGCGAGTACGCTCAGATCGTCTATATTTCATGCAATCCAGCCACGTTAGCTGAAAACTTGACCATACTGACCCATACCCATCGGATAGAGCGCTTTGCGCTATTTGACCAGTTTCCGTTTACCAACCACTGTGAGTGTGGAGTGCTGTTAACGCGGCGCTAG
- a CDS encoding hemerythrin domain-containing protein — protein MLNQLRLDHANMARLLHVLQLKQKTLVQGERPNFQLMREVVDYILSYMDGFAAPLERVCVERLQTQAPEHIALTEQMASDYRELKPRLQRLSNDIDMILMDNILPMDRFADDLKDYLEAHRAYLRHEREGLFPLIDEHFSPDDMEELRQALPEGAEQELERLQQAYPELYAELRGADVPGV, from the coding sequence ATGTTAAACCAACTGCGTCTAGATCATGCCAACATGGCGAGACTACTCCATGTACTGCAGCTCAAGCAGAAAACCCTTGTCCAGGGTGAGCGCCCCAACTTTCAGCTGATGCGTGAGGTTGTCGACTATATTTTGTCCTACATGGATGGTTTCGCAGCGCCGCTGGAGCGTGTATGTGTCGAACGGCTGCAAACCCAGGCGCCGGAACACATAGCGCTGACCGAGCAGATGGCGAGTGACTATCGTGAGTTAAAGCCACGGCTTCAGCGCCTTTCCAACGATATCGATATGATCCTAATGGATAACATCCTACCGATGGATCGTTTTGCCGATGACTTGAAAGACTATTTGGAAGCGCACCGTGCCTATCTGCGTCACGAACGGGAGGGGCTATTCCCGCTGATTGATGAGCACTTCAGTCCTGACGACATGGAAGAGCTTCGTCAGGCGCTCCCTGAAGGTGCGGAGCAGGAGTTAGAGCGCCTGCAGCAAGCCTACCCCGAACTCTACGCCGAGCTGCGTGGAGCCGACGTGCCCGGGGTATAG
- a CDS encoding quinone-dependent dihydroorotate dehydrogenase yields the protein MYNFARSIFFRVDPEKSHGIALGALDALHRVGGVTRLFGHPVSDPVELMGLRFANRVGLAAGLDKNADHLDALGALGFGFVEVGTVTPKPQPGNPKPRLFRLAQHEAIINRFGFNNKGVEHLVQQVKQRHYGGIVGINIGKNLTTSVEQALDDYLLCLDAVHPYADYIAVNVSSPNTPGLRSLQFGEQLDALLGPIRARATELNGQTGRNVPLLIKIAPDMSAEEVALMAASIERNALDGVIATNTTVSRKAVQGDPQADEVGGLSGKPLFEASNRVIRQLREQLPRLPIIGVGGINSAAAAQAKIAAGADLVQLYSGLIYQGPKLVRECARALKM from the coding sequence ATGTATAACTTTGCCCGCTCGATTTTTTTTCGCGTTGATCCAGAAAAATCCCACGGCATAGCGCTAGGCGCATTGGATGCGCTGCATCGCGTGGGCGGCGTAACACGGCTATTTGGACACCCGGTCAGTGATCCTGTTGAGCTGATGGGGCTGCGTTTTGCCAACCGTGTGGGGTTAGCCGCCGGGTTAGACAAGAACGCTGACCATCTGGATGCCCTGGGCGCGCTGGGGTTTGGCTTTGTCGAAGTAGGCACCGTCACGCCCAAACCGCAGCCGGGCAACCCCAAGCCCCGGCTGTTTCGCTTAGCGCAGCATGAAGCGATCATCAACCGCTTTGGCTTTAACAATAAGGGGGTTGAGCACTTGGTTCAGCAGGTCAAACAGCGCCACTACGGCGGCATTGTGGGCATCAATATCGGTAAAAACCTGACGACGTCGGTAGAGCAGGCGTTGGATGACTACCTGTTGTGTTTAGACGCGGTACACCCTTATGCGGACTATATTGCTGTGAACGTCTCGTCACCCAATACCCCAGGGCTGCGCAGCCTACAGTTCGGCGAACAGCTGGACGCGCTATTGGGGCCGATTCGAGCACGCGCCACAGAGCTCAATGGCCAGACGGGCCGCAACGTCCCATTGCTGATTAAGATTGCCCCGGATATGAGCGCTGAAGAAGTAGCCTTAATGGCGGCAAGTATCGAGCGCAACGCCCTTGATGGCGTGATTGCCACCAATACCACGGTATCCCGTAAGGCCGTGCAGGGCGATCCCCAAGCGGATGAGGTCGGCGGGCTCTCTGGGAAACCGCTCTTCGAGGCATCCAATCGTGTTATTCGCCAACTGCGTGAGCAGCTCCCCCGGCTTCCGATTATTGGCGTAGGGGGTATCAATAGTGCCGCTGCCGCCCAGGCCAAAATCGCTGCTGGAGCAGATTTAGTACAGCTCTATTCAGGCTTGATCTACCAAGGTCCAAAGCTGGTAAGGGAGTGCGCCAGG
- a CDS encoding aspartate/glutamate racemase family protein: protein MIGRVRVGPVLIFDSGVGGLSVAQSLRQHYPDAALCYACDNAWLPYGLREDAALTERIVAVCCAAVAACNPSVLVVACNTASTLALENLRAQLAIPVVGTVPAIKPAAAISQTRHIGLLATKATVGRPYTQRLIDSFASDCVITRVAADALVVEAEAYLAGVTPNINRMQLALAPLWHAVAPPSSAHCLSSDHQALDTPELDTPELDTVVLGCTHFPLLKPWLTQLAPVPLHWVDSGDAIARRVGQVVAELNSDQHDGRCFTTAPAANLTVGLARYGFRAPQLLSVGC, encoded by the coding sequence ATGATAGGCAGAGTCAGGGTAGGCCCCGTGTTAATTTTTGATTCCGGTGTCGGCGGCCTGTCAGTGGCGCAGTCGCTGCGCCAACACTACCCTGATGCTGCCCTGTGCTATGCCTGCGACAATGCCTGGTTACCCTATGGGTTGCGCGAAGACGCTGCCCTGACCGAGCGTATTGTAGCGGTGTGTTGCGCCGCGGTGGCAGCATGTAATCCCAGTGTGTTGGTCGTCGCCTGCAATACCGCGAGTACTCTGGCGCTGGAAAATTTGCGCGCGCAGTTAGCGATCCCTGTCGTCGGTACCGTGCCCGCTATCAAACCTGCCGCAGCAATCAGTCAAACACGTCATATTGGGCTGTTAGCCACTAAGGCTACGGTAGGGAGACCCTACACCCAGCGTTTAATAGATAGCTTTGCCAGCGACTGTGTTATTACCCGTGTCGCCGCCGATGCTTTGGTGGTCGAAGCGGAAGCATACTTGGCTGGTGTCACCCCCAATATTAATCGTATGCAGTTGGCGCTGGCGCCGTTATGGCACGCCGTTGCACCTCCATCGTCTGCGCATTGTTTATCGTCTGATCATCAGGCGCTGGATACCCCAGAGCTAGATACCCCAGAGCTAGATACAGTGGTACTGGGCTGCACTCACTTTCCGCTGCTAAAGCCATGGCTAACGCAGTTGGCTCCCGTGCCGCTACATTGGGTCGACTCCGGCGATGCCATTGCCCGGCGGGTTGGGCAAGTTGTCGCTGAGCTAAACAGCGATCAGCATGACGGTCGCTGCTTTACAACTGCCCCTGCCGCCAACCTGACCGTTGGTTTGGCTCGCTATGGGTTTAGGGCACCCCAATTGCTTAGCGTGGGCTGCTGA